One segment of Leptodactylus fuscus isolate aLepFus1 chromosome 7, aLepFus1.hap2, whole genome shotgun sequence DNA contains the following:
- the CPSF2 gene encoding cleavage and polyadenylation specificity factor subunit 2 has product MTSIIKLTTLSGAQEESALCYLLQVDEFRFLLDCGWDENFSMDIIESIKKYVHQIDAVLLSHPDPLHLGALPYAVGKLGLNCAIYATIPVYKMGQMFMYDLYQSRHNTEDFNLYTLDDVDSAFDKIQQLKFSQIVHLKGKGHGLSITPLPAGHMIGGTIWKIVKDGEEEIVYAVDFNHKREIHLNGCSLEMISRPSLLITDSFNATYVQPRRKQRDEQLLTNVLETLRGDGNVLISVDTAGRVLELAQLLDQIWRTKDAGLGVYSLALLNNVSYNVVEFSKSQVEWMSDKLMRCFEDKRNNPFQFRHLSLCHGFADLARVPSPKVVLASQPDLECGFSRELFIQWCQDPKNSIILTYRTTPGTLTRFLIDNPTEKIIDIELRKRVKLEGRELEEYLEKEKLKKEAAKKLEQSKEADIDSSDESDAEEDIDQPMAHKTKHDLMMKNEGSRKGSFFKQAKKSHPMFPAPEERIKWDEYGEIIKPEDFLVPELQATEEEKNKLESGLTNGEEPMDQDLSDVPTKCVSTTEAMEIKARVTYIDYEGRSDGDSIKKIINQMKPRQLVIVHGPPKASQDLAEACRAFGGKDIKVYTPKLHETVDATSETHIYQVRLKDSLVSSLKFCKAKDTELAWIDGVLDMRVSKVDTGVILEDGELKEEVEDAEMQVDTPTIDASTIAQQKAIKSLFGDDEKEFSEESEVIPTLEPLPSNEVPGHQSVFMNEPRLSDFKQVLLREGIQAEFVGGVLVCNNVVAVRRTETGRIGLEGCICEDFYKIRELLYAQYAIV; this is encoded by the exons ATGACGTCTATCATCAAACTGACCACGCTCTCTGGAGCACAGGAGGAGTCCGCGCTCTGCTACTTGCTGCAGGTCGATGAGTTCCGCTTTCTCCTGGATTGTGGCTGGGATGAGAACTTCTCCATGGACATTATAGAATCTATCAAAAA ATATGTACATCAAATAGATGCTGTCCTCCTTTCTCATCCAGATCCCCTTCACTTAGGAGCACTTCCTTATGCAGTTGGTAAACTGGGTTTAAACTGTGCAATCTATGCCACCATTCCTGTGTACAAAATGGGCCAGATGTTCATGTATGATCTTTACCAG TCTCGGCATAACACAGAGGATTTCAACCTGTACACCCTGGATGATGTGGATTCTGCGTTCGATAAGATACAACAACTAAAATTTTCACAGATTGTACACTTGAAAG GTAAAGGTCATGGTTTGTCCATCACGCCATTACCAGCTGGTCATATGATTGGAGGAACAATATGGAAAATTGTCAAGGATGGAGAGGAAGAGATTGTGTATGCTGTGGATTTTAATCACAAACGAGAGAT acactTAAATGGTTGCTCTTTGGAAATGATCAGTCGTCCGTCCCTTCTCATCACTGACTCCTTTAATGCCACTTATGTCCAACCAAGGAGAAAACAACGAGATGAACAACTGCTCA CAAATGTTCTGGAGACCTTGCGAGGAGATGGGAATGTATTAATCTCTGTGGACACTGCTGGGAGAGTCTTGGAACTTGCTCAACTTCTTGACCAGATTTGGAGAACTAAAGATGCCGGCCTTGGAGTTTATTCTTTAGCCCTTCTTAATAATGTCAGCTACAATGTGGTGGAGTTCTCAAAGTCTCAG GTAGAGTGGATGAGCGATAAACTTATGAGATGTTTTGAGGACAAGAGAAACAACCCCTTTCAGTTCCGTCATCTGTCCCTGTGTCATGGCTTTGCTGATCTTGCTCGTGTCCCTAGTCCTAAGGTTGTATTGGCTAGCCAACCTGACCTCGAGTGTGGTTTCTCCAGGGAGCTGTTTATTCAGTGGTGCCAAGATCCCAAAAACTCTATCATCCTCACATACAGGACCACTCCTGGGACTCTTACTCGCTTCCTGATTGACAACCCAACGGAAAAAATCATAGATATAGAG CTTAGAAAAAGAGTAAAACTGGAAGGAAGGGAGCTTGAGGAATATCTGGAAAAAGAAAAGTTGAAGAAAGAAGCTGCAAAAAAACTGGAACAGTCCAAAGA AGCCGACATTGATTCAAGTGATGAGAGTGATGCTGAAGAAGACATCGACCAACCCATGGCCCATAAGACCAAGCATGACCTGATGATGAAGAATGAGGGAAGCAGGAAAGGCAGCTTTTTCAAGCAGGCAAAGAAGTCTCACCCTATGTTCCCTGCCCCAGAAGAAAGAATAAAATGGGATGAATATGGTGAAATTATAAA ACCTGAAGACTTCTTAGTTCCTGAACTTCAAGCAACAGAGGAAGAAAAGAACAAGTTGGAGTCTGGACTGACCAATGGGGAGGAACCAATGGACCAAGATTTATCAGATGTTCCAACAAAATGTGTTTCCACAACAGAGGCAATGGAGATTAA AGCTAGAGTCACATACATTGATTATGAAGGCCGGTCCGATGGAGACTCCATCAAGAAGATCATTAACCAGATGAAGCCTCGTCAACTTGTAATTGTTCATGGGCCACCGAAAGCAAGCCAGGACCTTGCTGAGGCCTGCCGTGCTTTTGGAGGCAAAGATATTAAAGTTTACACCCCAAAACTTCACGAGACAGTAGATGCAACAAGTGAAACTCACATTTACCAG GTAAGATTAAAAGACTCCCTTGTCAGCTCTCTTAAGTTCTGCAAAGCGAAAGATACTGAGCTAGCCTGGATCGATGGAGTCCTCGATATGAGGGTTTCAAAAGTAGACACAGGAGTCATTTTGGAAGATGGGGAGCTGAAAGAAGAAGTTGAAGACGCTGAAATGCAAGTTGATACTCCGACAATTGATGCCAGCACCATCGCTCAACAGAAAGCCATCAAAAGCCTGTTTGGTGATGATGAAAAGGAGTTTTCGGAGGAAAGTGAGGTTATCCCTACTCTGGAACCACTGCCAAGTAATGAG GTTCCTGGACATCAGTCTGTGTTCATGAATGAGCCCAGGTTGTCTGATTTCAAACAAGTCCTTCTGCGGGAGGGGATCCAGGCAGAGTTTGTGGGAGGCGTTCTTGTCTGCAATAACGTGGTCGCAGTTCGCAGA ACTGAAACTGGTCGTATTGGTTTGGAGGGCTGTATCTGCGAGGACTTTTATAAGATAAGAGAACTTTTATATGCACAGTACGCCATTGTATGA